The Diospyros lotus cultivar Yz01 chromosome 11, ASM1463336v1, whole genome shotgun sequence region AAGGTGAAAAGAGACGATGGGTTATCTAGGGCTTACTCGGGAACCTCGTAAGAAATTTTGAGGGTGCGATGAAGTCATAGCTCGAAAGTatagggccaaaatgagaaaattaagaaatgcTCGGAGATTTAATAAAGGCATTAgtgaaattttggaaacttgtgtgaCCCATGTAAAATTGAAAAGGGGTCCAAGTGAATTAGAGAAAGTTATTTGAGGTTTATATGAGATCTACAAAAATTGAGTGAAATTATAAGGAAATTATGGGACAAATGTATAATTATCCaaagtgtatatatacacacatgagcTCGTTTTAGGGTTCAgggaaagaaattggaagaaagaagaaggaataagacaggaagaaaatgagagaaagaaaggttgagggaggaaagaagaaaaaaaaaagaaaaagaaaaaagataagtgtatatatttaaaatgaatttttaaaagcTTTCGTGATAGTCTATACCATAAAAAATTGTTATGGGAGTTGAGGTTGTTAAGCtaacttactcatattaattaagttttaataattaataaaaatatttttatgatataaatattttctcctaatcatgtaaaaagtaaatttattttgaattaaaagagaattatttttaaatatgttttattgttttaatcatttatgtctctaaagtttatatttgaattttcaaattttgaattaaaggagaattatttttagacatgttttctcttattcatacaaaaaataaatttattttgaattaaagaagattatttttagacatgttttcttgttttaatcatttatatctctaaagtttatatttgaaatttcaaattttgaattaaaggagaattatttttagacatgttttctctcttattcatacaaaaagtaaatttattttgaattaaagaatattatttttagacatatttttttgttttaatcatttatatctcaaaaacttatatttgaattttcaaattttgaattaaaagagaattgtttttaaacatgtttctcttactcataccatttttttttttgaattaaaagatattacttatagatatgttttcttattttaatcatttatgtcttaaaaacttatatttgaattttcaaatcttgatttcttatgcaaaaagaaaatttatttttgaattaaaagtgaaacatgttttcttattgtttgagaaaatctaaacattttttgaatttcaaacttcatattaaccctttctttagtgactaaaatacttataaatactccacaaactcattttttaagCATCCAAATACtttcattgcatatccaaaccacctgaaagctctcaaacgctctcaaacAAAGTATTCGAGTAATCCGAgactctcgaaatattattgcacatccaccgaagagccacaatgtaaaaggagaaaagttcttcaagtcttttaCGACAAATCCGAACTACTTCTCCATTtaaagttacaaatttatttatttatttaaatattattgtcttgtataatttgttcttaattatttatttatgtccaagtgtagacaaattatttgtaacatttaaattattattgtggatcgtataggtttcctaaatttgttaaaatctaggtgaatctagtttctaaggtaaACTAGGGAGAAAACTTTGGTGTAGTTGCCTAGAATCTATTGTAATCtaagtgtgtatctagttttcaatgtgagatagtgtgaaaaccttggtgattttgatttagtggaaccccaattGTAGTTAGACCTTAGAAGAGTGAATTAGATGTGTATGGAAatactgaaccactataaattatgttgtgcctcatattatttattcttgttatattttatggcttgtattaattattaatttcaaatataatttattatatttatcaaatatatattattaaataattattaataaaaatattcattaaaagggagaaaaattttaaacactcaattcaccccacatcttgagtggccatactcTAAGGGACCAACAGAGGTTAATAGAGTTGAATCGTTGGTCAGATGGATGGATGCATTTACACGAGAACCCTCTTAGTTAAATAGTTATTAAGAATATTCAGTTAGTTTTATTAGAGATTAGCTTTCACGAATAAGCAAGTTGTTTCATTTCATTGTATAGCAtgcacaaaaaaatatttttgaaccaCCCTGTAGCAATGCTCATCAATATATATTCAACatgtcaaattttgaaaatactaGTAAAGGGATGAGCTTAATCAAGGGTTAAGCTGTCACTTCTTGTAGTTTTTGACTCATTTGGTgacatgtaatttttttatatgtttgtaaGTAATTATTGgtcgtatttttttttttataatgtaaatgTAGGTACAAGCTCTCGTGATGAGGAGAAACAAGGATACAATATTTGTATTTTGCCTTCGTGACGAAGAGAAATAGGGATACTATATTCGTGCTCTCAAAAACGTCTCGTATAAATGTGTAAAAACTCCAAAGAAAGTACATTAAACTTATACCTCCTTTCAAGTAATTTCAAGTATCATAGGGCATAACTTAGTTAAAAGGTTACAagattaagttaattaattctgtTCTAGTCATCAACTCAtcttttccttcaatttttagattatgtccaattaagtttaatttctagtgagtaaaaaaaaagaaagaaagaaaaaatcaattaattatattgatTGATTTTTAGTACTTGGGTCGGGAACAAGGCGTCACAATTATATTGATGAATCACActtaatatatattgattacaattaattaattatattaatttttcattgcaatttttttttttttaacaaagaagGGAATAAACTCTTAGGTTTTAAAGTTTGAATTCTAGCATCTGTAGCAACTTTTCCAACTTGATTGATTTTAGTTcgtaaattatttgtaatttaaaatttcattggTTATATTTTATGGACTCATATATATTTGAtcaatctaaaatatattttgtatcttattaaaattaaaacaaaatgaaaaagaagaagaaaagaaacgaATCGTCAAGGGTTCAACATCGACTTGAGGGGGGTGCGGTTGGGACGTGCATGTCTTATCCTTAACAtcgatttcttgtattttattatgGTTTTTCTACTCATCCTTTGACTTGATGTGACGCGCGAGaactttatataattaaaattaaaaaaaattattaaaaaatatatacatgcatatttctaatatgtttgtataatttaaaaatatagttgtgcaattatcattcaaatttaaatatatattaaaattttaaaaatcaattgtatttaaaatcaaatttcaaatacAATAAACATAACATCTATCAAATTATCATCCCTAAATACAAATAACATTCACAATCGAGCTATGCTATGCCATGCACCTACAAATAGAAAAATGCATTTCAAAACCCtattcacataattttttttaagtaaaataacaaaagataTTTTGAGATTCACATTATTATTAACGTAGTTTCCTATTTGGttaattaacataatatataatatcacgGAAGATGAAGGACAAAATGTTTTAAGTAGAATTTTATGTAAGGGAGAGAATTGATATCTTGCTCGGGTAGCGTCGGGTTTGTTCGACCCAAGCTAACAAAGGGGGTAACGCTTGCGACTCGATCCATGCTTGCCCTTTCCTGGTTGCTCGACACGAgcaatataataattttgatgtAATAAATGCTTAGTGAATTGAAAGTAGAAATTATTGTGGAATTAATAAGTAGCGCACGAGAGTGCATTGAGAGTAATCTTACAGCAATTCATTCATGGAATTCTATTCATCCATGTTCAACGCagaattaattcattaattcgTTAATTAAGCGGAGCACACAATTGATTGGATTGGAAGTGGACGTGGTTTGAGCTAGCTAGAGCCTAGGGggcttgatgatgaggataccTGTCCAGGCAATCCAGCCATGGATTCTTGCGAGGCTTCCTGACCCGACGAATCGATCGCCACACGGCACTGTTGCATTTGAATCCAGATCCGAAGGCGAGCTGCCAGATGCGATCCCCTCTCTTCACTCTCTCCTTGGCCTCCAAGTAGGCCAGTTCGTACCAGATGCTGCTGCTCGAAGTGTTGCCGAATCGGTGCAGAGTCATGCGAGAAGCTTCCATGTTCTTCTCGCTCAGCTCCAGGTTCCTCTGCAGCTCGTCCAGCGCCGTCTTGCTCGCCGCCTGCACGCAGAAGTGCTCGAACGCCAGCTTGTAGTCCGGAATGTAGGGTTTCGACGGCCGCGATCCTCTGTCGCGGAACAGGTGCCGCCAGACTAGGGTTCCGAAGAAGAGAAGCTGCTCCGACACGGGAAGCACCAGCGGCCCCAGCGTGGTGATGTTCGTCTTCATCGCATCGCCGCCTATTTCCACCAGATCCTTGCTTATTTTCAATCCTTTCAACCCTTGCTCATCTTCCTCTTGGTAAATGCACCTGCAGCAGATTCACCAAATCAATCAATATTCACATATATAGACCTCCAATATTTGTGCACCGATCCAATCAATCACTCTTAACTCATCAGACAAAGTATTCCtggattattaatttcttaaatttaccTGAAGCTGCGATCATCGGCGGCTTTATGGGTGCGGACAATGTGCTCCAGGCGGTACTTGGCGCGAGCGTAATCGCGGTGGCGGTTGGAGAGGAGGAGGGCGGAGCAGCCCATGCGGAAGAAGCAGTTGGGGAGGAGCATCGATTGAACTTTTCCGGCGTACCAGTTGTAGCCGACCATCTCGGTGCTCACCACCACTGCGTAGTTGTTGGGATTGGCCTGAAGCATGTCCCGCGCCAGGTCCAGCGCGATGATCCCGGCGCTGCATCCCATCCCGCCGAGGTTGAAGCTCAGGACGTTGCCCCTCATCTTGTAGTGGTTTATGATCATTGCCGAAAGCGACGGTGTCGGGTTGAACATGCTGCAGTTCACCACCAGGATCCCGACGTCCTTAGGGCGGATCTTCGTCTTCTCGAACAGCTCGTCCAGTGCTCCGAACATCACCGTCGAAGCCTCCGCCCGCCCCTCCTTCATCGTCGCGCAATTCTCCCCCGACGATATGATCCCTTTCGGCACGTACGACTCGTCGCCGATCCCCGACGCTTCCAACATTCTCTGCTGGAACTTCAGGCTGGCTTCGTCGAACTTCCCGGACTTGCCCGCCAGCTCAATGAATTCCTGCTTCGTCACCTGCATCAAGGCCCAAACAAACCACATCGCTAAGATATCCTAACAAGGGGATAGTATCGATCAGAGCTAGATGtcctaattaaatataattatcattttaCCTTGAACTGGTCTTCGTCGCGGGGCTTGTAGCATGCGAAGTCGACGAGGTAGATGGATCGGGGGCGGGACATGAAGTAAACGGAGAGGGTGAAGACGAAGACGCCAAAGAAAGAAAGCACGGTGGCTAGATCATACCGAGCAGTACTATCGCAGAGCTTCATCCACAGCTCTTCCCTGCTCAGGCTCCCGACCTCGGCGCCGAAAACCAGCACAAGAACGGGAATGGTGGCCAGGTAGATGCCGTGATTGATGAGATAATGGTAGCCGAGCTTCACGTACTTGAGTTTCACCGACTGGACGAAGT contains the following coding sequences:
- the LOC127813593 gene encoding 3-ketoacyl-CoA synthase 10, with protein sequence MAAGEQHLFSTEIVNRGIESSGPDAGSMTFSVRVRRRLPDFVQSVKLKYVKLGYHYLINHGIYLATIPVLVLVFGAEVGSLSREELWMKLCDSTARYDLATVLSFFGVFVFTLSVYFMSRPRSIYLVDFACYKPRDEDQFKVTKQEFIELAGKSGKFDEASLKFQQRMLEASGIGDESYVPKGIISSGENCATMKEGRAEASTVMFGALDELFEKTKIRPKDVGILVVNCSMFNPTPSLSAMIINHYKMRGNVLSFNLGGMGCSAGIIALDLARDMLQANPNNYAVVVSTEMVGYNWYAGKVQSMLLPNCFFRMGCSALLLSNRHRDYARAKYRLEHIVRTHKAADDRSFRCIYQEEDEQGLKGLKISKDLVEIGGDAMKTNITTLGPLVLPVSEQLLFFGTLVWRHLFRDRGSRPSKPYIPDYKLAFEHFCVQAASKTALDELQRNLELSEKNMEASRMTLHRFGNTSSSSIWYELAYLEAKERVKRGDRIWQLAFGSGFKCNSAVWRSIRRVRKPRKNPWLDCLDRYPHHQAP